In Solanum pennellii chromosome 3, SPENNV200, a single window of DNA contains:
- the LOC107015075 gene encoding ferredoxin C 1, chloroplastic, with product MATIQLTTSPSFTLIPSRKQANLAAIKLNNPWSVRRRENRRVSSVVRAYKVIVEHEGKTTELEVEPDETILSKALDVGMSVPYDCKLGVCMTCPAKLLSGNVDQSEGMLSDDVVERGYALLCAAYPRSDCHIRVIPEEELLSLQLATADD from the coding sequence ATGGCAACAATTCAATTAACAACCTCTCCATCTTTCACTCTCattccatcaagaaaacaagcCAATCTTGCTGCTATTAAGCTAAACAATCCTTGGTCAGTCAGGAGAAGAGAAAACCGACGAGTATCGAGTGTAGTTCGAGCTTATAAAGTAATAGTAGAACATGAAGGTAAAACTACAGAGCTGGAAGTTGAACCTGATGAGACAATCTTGTCAAAGGCACTTGACGTTGGCATGTCCGTACCATACGACTGCAAGCTAGGAGTGTGCATGACTTGTCCAGCAAAGCTTCTAAGTGGGAATGTGGATCAAAGTGAAGGTATgctaagtgatgatgttgtggaGAGAGGTTATGCATTACTATGTGCAGCTTATCCCAGATCAGATTGCCATATTAGAGTTATACCTGAAGAAGAGCTTTTGTCTCTGCAACTCGCAACTGCCGATGATTGA
- the LOC107015074 gene encoding uncharacterized protein LOC107015074, producing the protein MSFVFLTRQLINLSCILNSQCNLRICSYSSRPTRANQANDFFAEDSKPRPVAADFGGGVFHLSPLYRDEKYSSKDCRIELVDNETWSVSSGLAEVWRGNTNVASKKNSSFSPEEDIDDAVANYNDEDPDFDDIEDLRIRGNLFYKLDKDSKEYEEYKFDFHRRNKNKNNADDCPKEKEKSSNVSASGVEKSLKGIHEKKQSKKDKLLCDSDFSVDRHDTNNLQDFELKRSRVPTFNQLTAPYHEPFCLDIFVSKGSVSASIIHRATSKVVAVAHSISKDMKFDLGSTKNRATCAAVGEVLAQRALADDIHNVIYTPRTREKLEGKLEIVLQSIINNGINVKVKIKQRKTKKHGFQRPTA; encoded by the coding sequence ATGTCGTTCGTGTTCTTGACAAGACAACTAATTAACTTGTCTTGTATACTCAATTCTCAGTGTAACTTAAGAATATGTTCATATTCCTCAAGACCCACAAGAGCTAATCAAGCAAATGATTTTTTCGCGGAGGATAGTAAACCACGTCCTGTTGCTGCAGATTTTGGTGGTGGGGTTTTTCATCTTTCGCCATTGTATAGGGATGAGAAATATTCTTCGAAAGATTGCAGGATTGAACTAGTGGATAATGAGACTTGGAGTGTGTCCTCTGGCTTAGCTGAAGTGTGGAGAGGAAATACAAATGTTGCTTCGAAGAAAAATTCTTCATTTAGTCCAGAGGAAGATATTGATGATGCGGTGGCTAATTATAATGATGAAGATCCTGATTTTGACGATATTGAGGATTTGAGGATACGCGGTAACTTGTTTTACAAGCTTGATAAAGATTCCAAGGAATATGAAGAATATAAGTTCGATTTCCATAGAAGGAATAAGAACaagaataatgcagatgactGTCCCAAAGAGAAGGAGAAATCAAGTAACGTTTCAGCTTCTGGGGTCGAGAAAAGCCTAAAGGGTATACATGAGAAGAAGCAAAGCAAGAAGGACAAACTGCTGTGTGACTCTGACTTTTCAGTGGACAGACATGATACGAATAACCTTCAGGATTTTGAGCTAAAGAGGTCAAGAGTTCCAACTTTTAATCAGCTTACTGCCCCTTATCATGAGCCGTTTTGTTTGGATATTTTTGTCTCGAAAGGTTCGGTCAGTGCTAGCATCATCCATAGAGCTACTAGCAAGGTCGTTGCTGTGGCACATTCTATTTCCAAGGACATGAAATTTGACTTGGGATCGACCAAGAATAGAGCTACTTGTGCTGCTGTTGGGGAAGTTCTGGCTCAAAGAGCTTTGGCTGATGATATTCATAATGTAATTTATACGCCAAGGACGAGGGAAAAATTGGAGGGGAAACTTGAGATTGTTCTTCAGTCCATTATTAACAATGGCATCAATGTGAAGGTAAAGATTAAGCAGAGGAAAACCAAGAAACATGGCTTCCAACGCCCAACAGCTTAG
- the LOC107015076 gene encoding uncharacterized protein LOC107015076 produces the protein MAPNSIKKLRKLPHVFSKVLELPIPSDADVEVEENPDFFRFMAKMEQHGENIRNVRAQTVEIHPGITKIVVVRNGGGGGEAMLDQLNVDTWRFRLPTSTKPERATAVFADGELIVTVPKGVNGRGGKDVLVRRGNIKLVLVQ, from the coding sequence ATGGCACCAAACAGCATAAAAAAACTCAGGAAACTGCCTCATGTGTTCAGTAAAGTCCTTGAATTACCGATCCCGTCGGACGCGGATGTCGAGGTGGAAGAAAACCCCGATTTCTTCCGTTTCATGGCGAAAATGGAGCAGCATGGTGAAAATATTCGTAATGTAAGGGCACAAACAGTGGAGATTCATCCGGGGATTACGAAGATAGTAGTAGTGAgaaatggtggtggtggtggtgaagCGATGTTGGACCAACTGAATGTGGACACGTGGAGATTTAGGTTACCCACGTCCACAAAGCCGGAGCGGGCTACGGCTGTGTTTGCGGACGGGGAGCTAATCGTGACGGTGCCAAAAGGTGTGAACGGTCGTGGAGGGAAGGATGTTTTGGTACGCCGCGGGAATATCAAGCTTGTTCTTGTACAATAA